A region from the Triticum aestivum cultivar Chinese Spring chromosome 3D, IWGSC CS RefSeq v2.1, whole genome shotgun sequence genome encodes:
- the LOC123081079 gene encoding subtilisin-like protease SBT3.11, with translation MPILAEGLTRKIADPFDYGGGNINPHGAADPGLVYDIDPGDYSKFFGCTIIRRMNVTCNATALPAYHLNLPSIAVPELRRSVTVSRTVTNVGKVNSVYRVVVQSPAGVRMEVEPSVLVFDAANKVQTFKVKLSPMWKMQGDYMFGSITWRSGRKAGSVPVAARITVQDFYADAA, from the coding sequence ATGCCGATACTGGCAGAAGGGTTGACCCGGAAGATTGCCGATCCCTTCGACTATGGTGGCGGGAATATCAACCCTCATGGTGCAGCCGACCCCGGCCTTGTTTATGACATCGATCCCGGTGATTACAGCAAATTCTTCGGATGCACAATCATCAGGAGGATGAACGTGACCTGCAATGCGACGGCACTGCCGGCTTACCACTTGAACCTGCCCTCCATTGCTGTCCCCGAGTTGAGGCGTTCGGTAACCGTGTCCAGGACAGTGACGAACGTTGGAAAGGTCAATTCTGTGTACCGCGTTGTTGTCCAGAGTCCAGCCGGCGTGAGGATGGAGGTTGAGCCTTCGGTGCTCGTGTTTGATGCGGCAAACAAAGTGCAGACATTTAAGGTGAAGTTGTCGCCGATGTGGAAGATGCAGGGGGACTACATGTTTGGCAGCATTACTTGGCGTAGTGGCCGGAAGGCCGGGAGTGTCCCGGTTGCAGCTCGAATAACGGTTCAGGATTTCTATGCAGATGCTGCATAA
- the LOC123073536 gene encoding zinc finger protein 2-like, whose amino-acid sequence MEEGGGMVRPDGHSSPMEAASHAVAAAAASLDLSLTLPPVRPPPPPSSPSWAAAHVVLPSSTGAGGDDHGHGRGRLFSCLFCEKTFLKSQALGGHQNAHKKERAAGSWNAHLYLPAAGAATHHNQRAAATPILPATWPPARTPTSTLDDHHHQQQLDLSLKL is encoded by the coding sequence ATGGAGGAAGGTGGAGGTATGGTCCGGCCGGACGGCCATTCTTCTCCGATGGAAGCAGCTTCCCATGCAGTGGCAGCAGCCGCTGCTTCTCTGGACCTGTCTCTAACACTGCCCCCCgtgcgaccaccaccaccaccttcctcCCCTTCTTGGGCTGCAGCACATGTTGTTCTTCCTTCTTCTACAGGCGCTGGGGGCGACGACCATGGCCATGGTCGTGGGAGGCTCTTCTCGTGCCTCTTCTGCGAGAAGACCTTCCTCAAGTCCCAGGCGCTGGGCGGCCACCAGAATGCGCACAAGAAGGAGAGGGCCGCCGGCAGCTGGAACGCCCACCTCTACCTTCCCGctgcgggggcagccacccaccaCAACCAGCGGGCCGCCGCAACGCCCATCCTGCCGGCGACCTGGCCGCCCGCGCGTACGCCTACTAGTACGCttgacgaccaccaccaccagcagcagcttGATCTTAGCCTCAAGCTCTAG
- the LOC123073537 gene encoding zinc finger protein 2-like encodes MDAHAPPAAPSAPLDLSLMLAPMSPKAVLPSGCWRRRGGGSGRSRLFSCLFCERKFLKSQALGGHQNAHRKEWVVGTWNAHLYLPDHPRAPAPATATAYLDDDDNDGKYQKLDLSLKL; translated from the coding sequence ATGGATGCTCACGCTCCCCCTGCAGCTCCATCTGCACCTCTAGACCTGTCTCTCATGCTGGCCCCCATGTCTCCTAAGGCTGTTCTTCCTTCTGGCTGCTGGCGCCGCCGCGGTGGTGGGAGTGGGAgatcaagactcttttcttgccTCTTCTGCGAGAGGAAATTCCTCAAGTCGCAGGCGCTAGGGGGCCACCAGAACGCGCACCGTAAGGAGTGGGTCGTCGGCACCTGGAACGCCCACCTCTATCTCCCTGACCACCCTCGtgctccggcgccggccaccgCAACGGCATAccttgatgatgacgacaacgacggcaAGTACCAAAAGCTTGATCTTAGCCTCAAGCTTTAA